Proteins co-encoded in one Haloarcula pelagica genomic window:
- a CDS encoding cation:proton antiporter, which yields MADLLEVGVMFAAIAVAGVLSTRLDKSVIPFYIVVGMMLSPSVAGQFSLGGYPLPSVESTEFVEIGAELGIVFLLFFLGLEFNPSRLVESRDRIVRAGTIDFVVNFAAGLLLGFVLFGDPLAALLVAGIVYISSSAIITKSLIDLGWIANEEADPLLGTLVFEDLVIAVYLTVAAALVAGGDNITETATSVGIAVGFILVLVLVVYLGTAWFERSLATTSREFTVLRAIGITVLVAGAALALGVSEAVAAFFVGMAFASTSHVQELEELLEPIRDTFAAVFFFWIGVETDPVLVAGVAGLVAVAAVVSVPTKAISGYLGGRVYGLSPRRSTRVGLGMVTRGEFSLIIAAVALTGAGTSLTAATAESVYAFAVGYVLVMSILGTLLMQYAAPIETAVEARLGTE from the coding sequence GTGGCAGATCTGCTGGAAGTCGGCGTGATGTTCGCGGCCATCGCTGTCGCCGGCGTCCTCTCGACGCGGCTGGACAAGTCGGTCATCCCGTTCTACATCGTCGTCGGGATGATGCTCTCGCCGTCGGTCGCCGGCCAGTTCTCGCTGGGCGGCTACCCGCTGCCGTCGGTCGAGTCGACCGAGTTCGTCGAGATCGGTGCCGAGCTGGGGATCGTCTTCCTCCTCTTTTTCCTCGGCCTGGAGTTCAACCCGAGCCGACTCGTCGAGAGCCGGGACCGGATCGTTCGGGCCGGTACCATCGACTTCGTGGTCAACTTCGCCGCGGGGCTCCTGCTCGGCTTCGTGCTGTTTGGCGATCCGCTGGCGGCCCTGCTGGTCGCCGGCATCGTCTACATCTCCTCGTCGGCGATCATCACGAAGTCGCTCATCGACCTCGGCTGGATTGCCAACGAGGAGGCCGACCCGCTACTGGGGACGCTCGTCTTCGAGGACCTCGTGATCGCCGTCTACCTGACCGTCGCCGCGGCGCTCGTCGCCGGCGGAGACAACATCACGGAGACCGCCACCTCGGTCGGCATCGCCGTCGGGTTCATCCTCGTGCTCGTGCTCGTGGTCTATCTCGGGACCGCCTGGTTCGAGCGGTCGCTGGCGACCACGTCCCGGGAGTTCACCGTCCTCCGAGCGATCGGGATCACCGTCCTCGTGGCCGGCGCCGCACTGGCCCTCGGCGTCAGCGAGGCCGTCGCCGCCTTCTTCGTCGGGATGGCCTTCGCCTCCACCAGCCACGTCCAGGAACTGGAGGAACTCCTCGAACCCATCCGGGACACGTTCGCGGCCGTCTTCTTCTTCTGGATCGGCGTCGAGACCGACCCGGTGCTGGTGGCCGGCGTCGCTGGCCTGGTCGCGGTCGCGGCGGTCGTCTCGGTCCCGACGAAAGCCATCTCGGGCTACCTCGGCGGGCGCGTCTACGGCCTCAGCCCGCGGCGCTCGACCCGGGTCGGACTCGGGATGGTCACCCGCGGGGAGTTCTCGCTGATCATCGCCGCCGTGGCGCTGACCGGCGCCGGCACCTCGCTAACTGCCGCGACCGCGGAGTCGGTGTACGCCTTCGCCGTCGGCTACGTCCTCGTGATGAGTATCCTCGGCACGCTGTTGATGCAGTACGCGGCGCCCATCGAGACGGCGGTCGAGGCGCGTCTCGGGACGGAGTGA
- a CDS encoding segregation/condensation protein A — MTDDDIPLDIAGHEDRTPPDSARADDPFADEAGADPPDTDQPTDDDAASDANDETVEPVEVIVQLADDGEIDPWDIDVVEVTDKFLDHIDDADLRTSGRVLFYASVLIRMKSDAMLGEDEDAEPAEPWEQAMTEDAPIEDPDPFSALESEMDRRLERRRARGMPQTLDELVRDLREAERDSWWKESREYDTSDSPSGYDRGTQELDYRTADDFRMDEEPTAADVTDTAHAEDMDAIIEDVHAAVREHYEQGREEVLYREVSDAGGTRVETFLGLLFLAHRGQVRLQQDDLFGDLWIQDPNAALGSEEAVAD; from the coding sequence ATGACAGACGACGATATCCCCCTGGACATCGCCGGCCACGAAGATCGAACCCCTCCCGACAGCGCCCGGGCCGACGACCCGTTCGCCGACGAGGCCGGCGCGGACCCGCCCGACACCGACCAACCGACCGACGACGACGCGGCCAGTGACGCGAACGACGAGACGGTCGAACCCGTCGAGGTGATCGTCCAGTTGGCCGACGACGGGGAGATCGACCCCTGGGACATCGACGTGGTGGAGGTCACCGACAAGTTCCTCGACCACATCGACGACGCGGACCTGCGCACCTCCGGGCGGGTGCTGTTCTACGCGTCCGTGCTGATCCGGATGAAAAGCGACGCGATGCTCGGCGAGGACGAGGACGCGGAGCCGGCAGAGCCCTGGGAGCAGGCGATGACCGAGGACGCCCCCATCGAGGACCCCGACCCCTTCAGTGCCCTGGAGTCGGAGATGGACCGGCGACTCGAACGCCGGCGCGCTCGCGGGATGCCCCAGACGCTGGACGAACTCGTCCGCGATCTGCGGGAGGCCGAACGGGACTCGTGGTGGAAAGAGTCCCGCGAGTACGACACCAGCGACTCCCCCAGCGGCTACGACCGCGGGACACAGGAACTGGACTACCGCACGGCCGACGACTTCCGGATGGACGAGGAGCCGACCGCCGCCGATGTCACCGACACGGCTCACGCCGAGGACATGGACGCGATCATCGAGGACGTTCACGCCGCCGTCCGGGAGCACTACGAGCAGGGCCGTGAGGAAGTCCTGTACCGGGAGGTCAGCGACGCCGGCGGGACCCGCGTCGAGACGTTTCTGGGCTTGCTCTTTCTGGCCCACCGCGGACAGGTCCGCCTCCAGCAGGACGACCTCTTTGGCGACCTCTGGATCCAGGACCCAAACGCCGCGCTCGGCTCCGAAGAGGCCGTCGCGGACTGA
- the smc gene encoding chromosome segregation protein SMC — protein sequence MHIKELVLDNFKSFGRKTRIPFYDDFTTISGPNGSGKSNIIDAVLFTLGLARTSGIRAEKLTDLIYNPGHADEDAEVSGERQASCEVILANDDRTLDRSQVVNAAGTEDVGDVDEIAIKRRVKQTEDNYYSYYYINGRSVNLSDIQDLLAQAGVTPEGYNVVMQGDVTEIINMTAGSRREIIDEIAGVSQFDAKKEDAFEELEVVQERIDEAELRIEEKQDRLDQLEDERETALEYQSLRGEKEEYEGYRKAAELEDKRAELDAVEDDIDDLEAELAELQTELDERQGKVVRLEDELHELNQEIERKGEDEQLAIKRDIEEIKGDISRFEDKIEAADDAVEEAENERRQAFVQIDRKQETIDDLESEIRETKVEQSNVKADIAQKESELADVQEQIDAVGEEFEEVKDELESKRDRLETLKSEHNDLQREQDRLLDEARRRSNEEDEKRTQIEECEARIPELEADIEDLETELEKARKNKATIGDVVDDLRAEKRELQSDLDELEDEISAKQQEYAELEAKAGQDGDSSYGRAVTTILNNDFGGVHGTVGQLGGVNPEYATACETAAGGRLAHVVVDDDGVGQQCIDYLKSRNAGRATFLPITKMQRRSLPSLPSHDGVVDFAYNLVDFDSEYAGIFAYVLGDTVIVDDMDTARDLIGDFRMVTLEGDLVEKSGAMTGGSSSGTRYSFSGGAGKLERVAQRITDLEEERESVRSDLRDVEERLDDARDRESDATEQVRDIEAQIERKQEALDDTEDRIAELDEELAEIAAERANVADEMDELEAEIETKDEAIAAVEGEIDDLEAEVEDSELPALTDEREAIRAEIDDLEDRLDDLEGTRNELQLEKQYAEDAVEDLHDDIEAAQNRKAEQEERIEEFEAQVTEKRELKAEKEEKIADLEEELADLKADREDLREDLSAAKEARDEQQAAVSDVERDLDDAREDRERLDWEIDELESQVGDYDPEDVPDHDTVEAEIERLVGEMEALEPVNMRAIDEYDDVADDLADLEDKRETLVEEADGIRDRIDTYEARKKETFMEAFDAINEQFEEIFERLSNGTGHLHLENEDDPFEGGLTMKAQPGDKPIQRLNAMSGGEKSLTALAFIFAIQRHNPAPFYALDEVDAFLDAANAELVGELVDELAGDAQFVVVSHRSALLERSERAIGVMMQGDNVSAVTGIDLSGDGTEEAPADD from the coding sequence ATGCACATCAAAGAGCTCGTTCTGGATAACTTCAAGAGCTTCGGGCGAAAGACCCGGATCCCGTTTTACGACGACTTCACGACGATCAGCGGTCCGAACGGCTCGGGCAAGTCGAACATCATCGACGCCGTCCTCTTCACACTGGGCCTGGCCCGCACGTCGGGCATCCGGGCCGAGAAACTGACTGATCTCATCTACAACCCCGGTCACGCCGACGAAGACGCCGAGGTTTCGGGTGAGCGCCAGGCCAGTTGCGAGGTGATCCTCGCCAACGACGACCGGACGCTCGACCGCTCGCAGGTCGTCAACGCCGCCGGAACAGAGGACGTAGGGGATGTCGACGAAATCGCGATCAAGCGCCGAGTCAAACAGACCGAGGACAACTACTACTCCTACTACTACATCAACGGTCGCTCGGTGAACCTCTCCGATATCCAGGACCTGCTCGCACAGGCTGGCGTCACGCCGGAGGGGTACAACGTCGTCATGCAGGGCGACGTGACCGAGATCATCAACATGACCGCCGGCTCCCGCCGGGAGATAATCGACGAGATCGCGGGCGTCTCCCAGTTCGACGCGAAGAAAGAAGACGCGTTCGAGGAGTTGGAGGTCGTCCAGGAACGGATCGACGAGGCCGAGCTCCGGATCGAGGAGAAGCAAGACCGGCTGGACCAGCTCGAAGACGAACGCGAGACGGCCCTCGAGTACCAGTCGCTGCGCGGGGAGAAAGAGGAGTACGAGGGCTACCGGAAGGCCGCCGAACTCGAAGACAAACGCGCGGAACTGGACGCAGTCGAGGACGACATCGACGACCTGGAAGCGGAACTCGCGGAGCTACAGACCGAACTCGACGAGCGCCAGGGGAAGGTCGTCCGGCTGGAGGACGAACTCCACGAGTTGAACCAGGAGATCGAACGCAAGGGCGAGGACGAACAGCTCGCCATCAAACGCGACATCGAGGAGATCAAAGGCGACATCTCCCGGTTCGAGGACAAGATCGAGGCCGCCGACGACGCCGTCGAGGAGGCGGAAAACGAGCGCCGCCAGGCGTTCGTCCAGATCGACCGCAAGCAGGAGACCATCGACGATCTGGAGAGTGAGATCCGCGAGACGAAAGTCGAACAGTCAAACGTCAAGGCCGACATCGCGCAGAAAGAGAGCGAACTGGCCGACGTACAGGAGCAGATCGACGCCGTCGGCGAGGAGTTCGAGGAGGTCAAAGACGAACTCGAATCGAAACGGGATCGTCTGGAGACGCTCAAGAGCGAGCACAACGACCTCCAGCGCGAGCAGGACCGCCTGCTCGACGAGGCCCGCCGGCGCTCCAACGAGGAAGACGAGAAACGGACCCAGATCGAGGAGTGCGAGGCGCGCATCCCCGAACTGGAGGCCGACATCGAGGACCTGGAGACCGAACTGGAGAAGGCCCGAAAGAACAAGGCGACCATCGGCGACGTGGTCGACGACCTCCGCGCGGAGAAGCGGGAACTCCAGTCGGACCTGGACGAACTGGAAGACGAGATCAGCGCCAAACAACAGGAGTACGCCGAACTCGAAGCCAAGGCCGGCCAGGATGGCGACTCCTCGTACGGCCGTGCGGTGACGACGATTCTGAACAACGACTTCGGGGGCGTCCACGGCACCGTCGGGCAACTCGGTGGCGTCAACCCCGAGTACGCCACGGCCTGTGAGACGGCCGCCGGCGGCCGCCTGGCACACGTCGTCGTCGACGATGACGGCGTCGGCCAGCAGTGTATCGACTACCTGAAATCGCGCAACGCCGGCCGGGCGACGTTCCTGCCGATCACGAAGATGCAACGGCGCTCGCTGCCGTCGCTGCCCAGCCACGACGGCGTCGTCGACTTCGCGTACAACCTCGTCGACTTCGACTCGGAGTACGCTGGCATCTTCGCGTACGTCCTGGGCGACACCGTCATCGTCGACGACATGGACACCGCCCGGGACCTCATCGGGGACTTCCGGATGGTCACGCTGGAAGGTGACCTCGTCGAGAAGAGCGGCGCGATGACCGGCGGTTCCTCGTCGGGGACGCGCTACTCCTTCTCCGGGGGCGCCGGCAAACTGGAGCGGGTCGCACAGCGAATCACCGACCTGGAGGAAGAACGCGAGAGCGTCCGGAGCGACCTCCGGGATGTCGAGGAGCGTCTGGACGACGCCCGGGACCGCGAATCGGACGCGACCGAACAGGTCCGTGACATCGAGGCCCAGATCGAGCGCAAGCAGGAAGCACTCGACGACACGGAGGACCGCATCGCCGAACTCGACGAGGAACTGGCCGAGATCGCGGCCGAACGGGCGAACGTCGCCGACGAGATGGACGAACTGGAGGCCGAGATCGAGACCAAAGACGAGGCGATCGCCGCCGTCGAGGGCGAGATCGACGACCTCGAAGCGGAGGTCGAGGACTCCGAACTGCCGGCACTGACCGACGAGCGGGAGGCGATCAGGGCCGAGATCGACGACCTGGAAGATCGGCTCGACGATCTGGAGGGCACCCGCAACGAACTCCAACTGGAGAAACAGTACGCCGAGGACGCCGTCGAGGACCTCCACGACGACATCGAGGCCGCACAGAACCGCAAGGCCGAGCAGGAAGAACGGATCGAGGAGTTCGAGGCACAGGTCACAGAGAAGCGAGAACTGAAAGCCGAGAAAGAGGAGAAGATCGCGGACCTCGAAGAAGAGCTGGCCGACCTCAAGGCCGACCGCGAGGACCTGCGCGAGGACCTCTCGGCGGCAAAGGAGGCCCGCGACGAGCAACAGGCCGCGGTCAGCGATGTCGAGCGCGACCTCGACGACGCACGCGAGGACCGCGAGCGGCTCGACTGGGAGATCGACGAGCTCGAATCCCAGGTCGGGGACTACGACCCCGAGGATGTCCCCGACCACGACACCGTCGAGGCCGAGATCGAGCGCCTCGTCGGCGAGATGGAGGCGCTGGAACCGGTCAACATGCGCGCCATCGACGAGTACGACGACGTGGCCGACGACCTGGCCGATCTGGAGGACAAACGCGAGACGTTAGTCGAGGAGGCCGACGGTATCCGCGATCGCATCGACACGTACGAAGCACGGAAGAAAGAGACGTTCATGGAGGCGTTCGACGCCATCAACGAGCAGTTCGAGGAGATCTTCGAGCGGCTCTCGAACGGCACCGGCCACCTCCACTTAGAGAACGAGGACGACCCCTTCGAGGGCGGTCTGACCATGAAGGCCCAGCCCGGCGACAAGCCGATCCAGCGGCTCAACGCCATGTCCGGCGGGGAGAAGTCCCTGACGGCGCTCGCGTTCATCTTCGCCATCCAGCGGCACAACCCGGCGCCGTTCTACGCGCTGGACGAGGTCGACGCCTTCCTCGACGCGGCCAACGCCGAACTGGTCGGCGAACTCGTCGACGAACTCGCCGGCGACGCACAGTTCGTCGTCGTCTCGCACCGCTCGGCGCTGCTGGAGCGCTCGGAACGAGCCATCGGCGTGATGATGCAGGGCGACAACGTCTCGGCGGTCACCGGGATCGACCTCTCGGGCGACGGCACGGAGGAGGCACCAGCCGACGACTGA
- a CDS encoding DUF7518 family protein: MSDNRVAELEARVQELEASVEGLTDELVECKVRLREMENAVDGEVGPIASQQDDVATDVDAEFDGEADTTNTEAPEEPAEEGAEVPADAESTEESESDIIVA; this comes from the coding sequence ATGAGCGACAACCGCGTCGCGGAACTGGAAGCGCGCGTCCAGGAACTGGAAGCATCCGTCGAAGGACTCACGGACGAACTCGTCGAGTGCAAGGTCCGCCTTCGCGAGATGGAGAACGCCGTCGACGGCGAAGTCGGCCCGATCGCCAGCCAGCAGGACGACGTGGCGACCGATGTCGACGCGGAGTTCGACGGGGAGGCCGACACAACTAACACCGAGGCCCCCGAGGAACCGGCAGAGGAGGGAGCCGAGGTGCCCGCCGACGCCGAGTCCACCGAGGAGTCCGAGTCGGACATCATCGTCGCGTAG
- the gatB gene encoding Asp-tRNA(Asn)/Glu-tRNA(Gln) amidotransferase subunit GatB produces the protein MTAQAAESRELAAVIGLEVHVQLETETKIFCGCSTAPTDEPNTHTCPVCLGLPGALPVVNEGAVEAAVKIGKAIDADVPEETTFHRKNYYYPDLPKNFQITQYDAPICQDGELSFTVEGERRAVDIRRAHLEEDPGSIKHVREGTGPLESRTCSIERADYTLIDYNRAGTPLMEIVTEPDFRAPGEVRAFLEKLEEVLEYLGVFDPGRDGSLRIDANLSMVDASEVGDEGDIDESVLEDANRTEVKNISSHKGAEQALSFEASRQRKLIQSGRAVEQETRHFNETHGNTVSMRSKEEEKDYRYFREADLPPLQVDHWKDELSIPELPDARRERFVAEYGLSDEAASKLTSTKQVADFFENVAERFDADLAATWVADNLLGELNYRDMSITDIDDRFDEVMRLVELVATDEITAKNARETVLREMLDEDDDPDAIVEREDLGKTSGDEIQQAVEAAIEENPDAVEDFHAGEGGAINFLVGQVMQKTGGSADPGDVNERLRAELED, from the coding sequence ATGACTGCACAAGCCGCCGAGTCCCGCGAACTCGCGGCCGTCATCGGGCTGGAGGTCCACGTCCAGCTGGAGACGGAGACGAAAATCTTCTGTGGCTGCTCGACCGCGCCGACCGACGAGCCAAACACACACACCTGCCCGGTCTGTCTCGGCCTGCCGGGCGCCCTGCCGGTCGTCAACGAGGGCGCCGTCGAGGCCGCCGTCAAGATCGGGAAGGCCATCGACGCCGACGTGCCCGAGGAGACCACCTTCCACCGGAAGAACTACTACTACCCCGACCTGCCCAAGAACTTCCAGATCACGCAGTACGACGCCCCGATCTGCCAGGACGGGGAGCTCTCCTTCACCGTCGAGGGCGAGCGCCGCGCCGTCGACATCCGCCGGGCGCACCTCGAAGAGGACCCCGGGTCGATCAAACACGTCCGGGAGGGGACCGGCCCGCTGGAGTCCCGGACCTGTTCGATCGAGCGCGCCGACTACACGCTGATCGACTACAACCGCGCCGGCACGCCGCTGATGGAGATCGTCACCGAACCGGACTTCCGGGCGCCCGGCGAAGTCCGGGCGTTCCTGGAGAAACTGGAGGAAGTCCTGGAGTATCTGGGCGTGTTCGACCCCGGCCGGGACGGTAGCCTCCGCATCGACGCGAACCTTTCGATGGTCGACGCGAGCGAGGTCGGCGACGAGGGCGACATTGACGAGTCAGTCCTCGAAGACGCCAACCGCACCGAGGTCAAGAACATCTCCAGTCACAAGGGCGCCGAGCAGGCGCTTTCCTTCGAGGCCTCCCGTCAGCGGAAGCTCATCCAGTCCGGTCGCGCCGTCGAACAGGAGACCCGCCACTTCAACGAGACTCACGGCAACACGGTCTCGATGCGCTCGAAGGAAGAAGAGAAGGACTACCGGTACTTCCGGGAGGCCGACCTCCCGCCGCTACAGGTCGACCACTGGAAAGACGAACTCTCGATCCCGGAACTCCCGGACGCCCGCCGCGAGCGGTTCGTCGCTGAGTACGGCCTCAGCGACGAGGCAGCCTCGAAGCTCACCTCGACGAAACAGGTCGCGGACTTCTTCGAGAACGTCGCCGAGCGGTTCGACGCCGACCTGGCGGCGACCTGGGTCGCCGACAACCTCCTCGGGGAACTGAACTACCGCGACATGTCGATCACCGACATCGACGACCGCTTCGACGAGGTGATGCGGCTCGTCGAACTCGTCGCGACCGACGAGATCACCGCCAAGAACGCCCGCGAGACCGTCCTGCGTGAGATGCTCGACGAGGACGACGACCCCGACGCTATCGTCGAGCGGGAGGACCTGGGCAAGACCTCCGGCGACGAGATCCAGCAGGCCGTCGAGGCGGCGATCGAGGAGAACCCCGACGCCGTCGAGGACTTCCACGCCGGCGAGGGCGGCGCGATCAACTTCCTCGTCGGCCAGGTGATGCAAAAGACCGGCGGGAGCGCCGACCCCGGCGACGTGAACGAGCGACTGCGGGCCGAACTGGAAGACTGA
- a CDS encoding DNA topoisomerase I, protein MELIITEKDNAARRIAEILSEGSADSERRNGVNVYRWGDKRVVGLSGHVVGVDFPPEYNDWRDVEPVELISADVTKEPTQENIVTTLKQLARRADEAVIATDYDREGELIGKEAYELIREETDIPVSRVRFSSITDREVREAFADPDEIDFDLAAAGEARQIIDLVWGAALTRFLSLSARQLGDDFISVGRVQSPTLKLIVDREREIQAFDPEDYWELFADLQKDSVTFEAQYFYDDDGTEAERVWDEADAEAAYEDLRSTDAATVTSVRRRTRTDSPPTPFNTTAFISAAGSLGYSAQRAMSIAEELYTAGYATYPRTDNTVYPEDLDPDALLDEFVGSAFGEDAESLLEQDDIAPTGGDEETTDHPPIHPTGELPSKADLSEDEWEIYELIVRRFFATVAEAATWEHLRVVAEAAGRSLKANGKRLVDPGYHAVYPYSSASENHVPDVEEGEELAMPEVRIEAKQTQPPRRYGQSRLIQTMEDLGVGTKSTRHNTLEKLYDRGYIEGDPPRPTTLAMAVVEAAEEFADHVVSEEMTAQLEADMTRIANGEATLDDVTDESREMLDRVFEELRDSREDIGDHLQESLKADKTLGPCPECGEDLLVRRSRQGSYFVGCDGFPECRHTLPLPSTGEPLVLEERCEDHDMHHVKMLAGRDTFVHGCPRCEAEAADESEDEVIGPCPECGVAPPEQRSEGGEAAEGSDDEEGGELAIKHLRSGSRLVGCTRYPDCDYSLPLPRNGDIEVTDSYCEEHDLPELVIDPDSDDPWELGCPICNYEEYKARNAVEDLEDLNGIGSATAEKLEAAGVADLDSLRDADSDTVATEVQGVSESQVREWQAQLDD, encoded by the coding sequence ATGGAGCTGATAATCACCGAGAAGGACAACGCCGCACGCCGTATCGCCGAAATCCTCTCGGAGGGGAGCGCCGACAGCGAGCGGCGAAACGGCGTCAACGTCTACCGCTGGGGCGACAAGCGCGTCGTCGGCCTCTCGGGCCACGTCGTCGGCGTCGACTTCCCGCCCGAGTACAACGACTGGCGCGACGTGGAACCGGTCGAACTCATCTCCGCCGACGTGACCAAGGAGCCGACCCAGGAGAACATCGTCACGACGCTCAAACAGCTCGCCCGCCGCGCCGACGAGGCCGTCATCGCGACCGACTACGACCGCGAGGGGGAACTCATCGGCAAGGAGGCGTACGAACTCATCCGCGAGGAGACCGACATCCCCGTGAGCCGGGTCCGTTTCTCCTCGATCACCGACCGGGAGGTGCGCGAAGCCTTCGCCGACCCCGACGAGATCGACTTCGATCTGGCCGCGGCCGGCGAGGCGCGTCAGATCATCGACCTCGTGTGGGGGGCCGCGCTCACCCGCTTTCTCTCGCTGTCGGCCCGGCAACTGGGCGACGACTTCATCTCCGTTGGCCGGGTCCAGTCGCCGACGCTGAAACTCATCGTCGACCGCGAGCGCGAGATCCAGGCGTTCGACCCCGAGGACTACTGGGAGCTGTTCGCCGACCTCCAGAAGGACAGCGTCACCTTCGAAGCACAGTACTTCTACGACGACGACGGCACCGAGGCCGAACGCGTCTGGGACGAAGCCGACGCCGAGGCGGCATACGAGGACCTCCGGAGTACCGACGCCGCGACGGTCACGAGCGTCCGCCGGCGGACCAGAACAGACAGCCCACCGACGCCGTTCAACACGACCGCGTTCATCTCGGCGGCCGGCTCGCTGGGCTACTCGGCACAGCGAGCCATGTCCATCGCGGAGGAGCTCTACACCGCCGGCTACGCCACCTACCCCCGAACCGACAACACGGTCTACCCGGAGGATCTCGACCCCGACGCGCTGCTGGACGAGTTCGTCGGCTCCGCGTTCGGTGAGGACGCCGAGTCACTGCTCGAACAGGACGACATCGCCCCGACGGGGGGCGACGAGGAGACGACCGACCACCCGCCGATCCACCCCACGGGGGAGCTGCCCTCGAAGGCAGACCTCTCGGAAGACGAGTGGGAGATCTACGAACTGATCGTTCGGCGGTTCTTCGCGACCGTGGCCGAGGCCGCGACCTGGGAGCACCTGCGCGTCGTCGCCGAAGCCGCCGGTCGCTCGCTGAAGGCCAACGGCAAGCGCCTGGTCGACCCGGGCTACCACGCCGTCTACCCGTACTCCAGCGCCAGCGAGAACCACGTCCCCGATGTCGAGGAGGGCGAGGAGTTGGCGATGCCCGAGGTCCGGATCGAGGCCAAACAGACCCAGCCACCGCGTCGCTACGGCCAGTCGCGGCTCATCCAGACCATGGAGGACCTGGGGGTCGGGACCAAATCGACCCGCCACAACACCCTCGAAAAACTGTACGACCGGGGGTACATCGAGGGCGATCCGCCCCGACCGACCACGCTCGCGATGGCCGTCGTCGAGGCCGCCGAGGAGTTCGCCGACCACGTCGTCAGCGAGGAGATGACGGCCCAACTGGAGGCTGATATGACCCGCATCGCCAACGGCGAGGCGACGCTGGACGACGTGACCGACGAGTCCCGCGAGATGCTCGACCGGGTCTTCGAGGAACTGCGCGACTCCCGGGAGGACATCGGCGACCACCTCCAGGAGTCCCTGAAAGCCGACAAGACCCTGGGCCCGTGTCCGGAGTGTGGCGAGGACCTGCTCGTCCGGCGCTCCCGCCAGGGCTCGTACTTCGTCGGCTGTGACGGCTTCCCGGAGTGTCGGCACACGCTCCCGCTGCCCTCGACCGGCGAACCGCTCGTGTTAGAGGAGCGCTGTGAGGACCACGACATGCACCACGTGAAGATGCTGGCCGGTCGTGACACGTTCGTCCACGGCTGCCCCCGCTGTGAGGCCGAAGCCGCCGACGAGAGCGAGGACGAGGTGATCGGCCCGTGTCCCGAGTGTGGCGTTGCTCCACCGGAGCAACGATCCGAAGGCGGCGAAGCCGCCGAAGGGAGCGACGACGAGGAAGGCGGCGAACTCGCCATCAAACACCTCCGCTCTGGCTCGCGGCTGGTGGGCTGTACGCGCTACCCCGACTGTGACTACTCGCTGCCGCTGCCCCGCAACGGCGACATCGAGGTCACCGACAGCTACTGCGAGGAGCACGACCTGCCCGAACTCGTGATCGACCCCGACAGCGACGACCCCTGGGAGCTTGGCTGTCCCATCTGTAACTACGAGGAGTACAAGGCCCGCAACGCCGTCGAGGATCTGGAGGACCTGAACGGCATCGGCTCGGCGACAGCCGAGAAACTCGAAGCAGCCGGCGTCGCCGATCTGGACTCGCTCCGGGACGCCGACTCCGACACCGTCGCCACCGAGGTCCAGGGTGTCAGCGAGAGCCAGGTCCGGGAGTGGCAGGCCCAGCTCGACGACTAG